In Musa acuminata AAA Group cultivar baxijiao unplaced genomic scaffold, Cavendish_Baxijiao_AAA HiC_scaffold_347, whole genome shotgun sequence, the genomic window AGGCTTTTGCGAGGAGAGAGTTAAAATTACACCTAATCTAGAATTTGCTTAGTGATGGCCTATGATCGGAGGAAGGATTGTGAACAGTGATCTTAGGAGGAATCATAAGATCAAATCTTGGGGCTATGTGAACTGTACTTGGATAGTTTAGCCTCGGTTTATCAATTACCCTTTTTTAATTAAATCTAACTAGCTAAGTTACCATTATGACATATGCACCATTTTCTTTACTGTTATATGGTAGAAGAATCGTTGGTCATGTATCTGTTTCAGGACTTGTATTAAATCCGTATGTATTTTTTTGCTATTGTAGGAATCAGAGGAATGGATTGATTGGCAAACAAATGTTTTGCGTGAACGTAATGCAGTGGAAAATGTTTTTCACTGGGCCTGTGGGTAAGCATCATGCTGCAATGAACAAAGCTTTTCTGATGGTCAATGAATTGAAAAATGGATAATAACTGTAAAGACAAAATATCAGAAGAGGAACTTTTATCCTCGACATTTATGGCTGAAGCTGAACCATCCTTGCAGTTCATTATGTGATTTTAGCATTTTTACAAACTATTTGTTCATGAAAATCACAATTTTTAGACATCTCTTAACTGCTAAGTCATGGTTTAAGTTATTGCTGGACTTTTTATGCTTTTCTTCTTAAACATGTTTTTGTCTATGCAGTCGCCCAACAACATTACAGGAAAGGACAAGAGATAGTGATGAAGACGAGCTTCATGATAGAGATTATGATATTAGAGCCTTAGTGAACAATACAAACCATGCATTTCGGTACCATGTTTATGAGAATGATAATGTAGATGAGGTAATTAGTAGATCAGAACCAGTAACTATCATTAATATCTTAGGCAGCAATTTTTTGATTTCACTTGTGCAAATGATGAAAGACAGTTATTCTTTCAGGCCCATGTTTCTCTTGACCAAGATGATGAGGTAAATATCATGCTTATTTGTTCAGGATACAATTATTTTTAAATGTCTTTTAACTCTTTTACTCCACAAACGAGAAAAAGGAATGAGGGGGGCCTTCATTGTGGTAGTGGTTTCTTATGCTTTGAAAGTCCACAAGCATCTATTGTTTTATTTGCCTATTAAAGGCATTTAAAACATTCTTGACTTTGTCCTCATTAAGAAGCAGGTTTTATCTGAAGAAGGGTCTTCTGGTAATTGCAATGCAGATGGGCTATCTAAATATGCATTTTCAGATTAGCCCATCTGATAATGTTTTTGGTGCACACCACATGCTGATGTCAACTTTATCTCTTAGAAGGACCGGTCCCTATATCTTTTCAAAGccaaatttcaaaatcatacTCTTTTACTTTCTTGGGGTTGCCAAAATTTATCATACTTGATTTAATAATGTTAAGAAACAGAACCCATATTTTCAAAATTCCCAACTAATGTTCATATCTGAAGTCTCTCTTggttctcttttcttttcatatAAGATATTTATTGTTGTAAACTCTTGTATTTGAAAAGTCGTACTTCAGTTTTGTACCTTTCAAGTTTCTGTATTGATACTTGATCTAATGCTAAATAGAAGATTGTTGTAATTCCTACACCGTGTAATTTGTTTTTTTGAAGAAATAGTAGCTATGCTAGTACAATCGTGCAATGCAGTAAGTTATTAATGGGACATTGATTGTTATAATTACTTATCTTGACTTGCTGGAAAAATTGCAGGATGTATACATCGATCAAGGATCTTCTGGACTTGTGATTTCTACTTTGAAGCATGGTGTCGATAACCAGAGGTACATGTTTCATTTAAGCTCTGGGTGCAATAACCAGAGGCACAAGTTTCATTAGTTCTTTGTAGCATGATTCTCATTGGAATTTTTTCTCTCTGTATGCTGCAGTCTTTTCACAAATTGCGACTGGTTTGCGTTCGAAGATGAAAGTGCCTTGGAAACCCTGGATAGGATGGATGACATCAATCTAAATGAGACGTCCAGTGGTGGTAACAGCAGTGATGATGAGGTAGTGGTTGGAGTAGAGGAGCCTACCAAAATTGTGCTGCCTGAAGACAAGTGTACTGTTTCTGACTCAGATTTCAATGCCGACAATACAAGCACAGCTGATGAATCCCTCAATGAGCTATCAACAGACGTAATGAAACTAAATGTTGCAGATGTGAATCCTTTCGAGTTTGAAATTGCTGAGAATGTGGACCTTTTTAATGATCAACAGCAGCCTGAATGGGTGGGCTGGCGTGAAGCTTCCGATATTCAGGTGGATGAACCTACTGATTTTTCAACCCAGTTGAATTCCGGGGAAACTGCTGCAAGCACATCGGTTAGTACGATTGGTGTGGTTGCAGGTAGCAGTGCTTCTACTGTATCAGAATCTGGTGAGTTGGCAAAAGTAGACGAGACCACCCATTGTTCATTTGAAGAGGACGCAGAGTTTGTTGGTGCAGATATTGAAGTAGGCAGAGCCATGGAAGATGAGGTTACTGCACCCAAGAGAAACTTCCTTCTCAAGGATGAAACTGCGATTTTGGAGTTCAACAAGAGTCATTGGCGTATCGAACCTGAGGTAGGTGTAGTTCAGGAATAGAGAATTAAATGTAAGTAGTACAGTTCTTACAGCAGTGGGACGTGTACAGTGGCATTTATTCAGAAGTGCATCTGGCGACAGATGTACGTGTACTGTCCTATTATAATTTTGTCCGCTGAGATTTGCCATGTAGCTTTGCTTCTGTAATTTGTCTTTTCAATAAACACTTGAACAGTACTATGCTTGTGTGTCAAATTGGCTATTTGTCAAGGGAAATTAATTTGCTCATCATTCAGTTTAATGTGTTCAATGATCACCGAGGAGCCGCTGCCTTGAGTCGGGCAGTTGCTGGTCTACCATTCTGCTCACTATATATAACCGATCAGTTGCTTTATTCGGCATTACTAGACAACTAGTGACTTGCTGACATGCTAACCTTTAGCTATATTCATTTGCTGCAACCGTTGCGGAGCGAAATCATTGAACATGTCATGCAGCAGTTATTGCTTGAGCATATATGGGTGTGTTACGAGGAATTAGTTTATCGTGCATTCACATAGGGAAGCTTTGTGTTTGTCGACTTGCAGCTGGATTCCGGTGGATTGCCCTGGCATTTAAACTTGGGGAAGATAGTGTTGCAAGGCTACTCGACCGGGCCGGGCCGAATGTGGAACCACATAACAATGGCAGTAATATAACGATGTGGTGGTGGTTCGGCGGCCGAGGGACGGAGAGATCGGAAGAATGGCCTTAACATCTCTGGGCCTGTCTCACTCCTCTCCGTCCCCTTCTCTTCCCTCCTCCGCCCCTTCCTCTCCTATGAGCCACAAGACGCTTTCTTTGTTGCTTCCTAGGGTTTTGGTTTCTCCctccggcagcagcagcagccgcagcGGTGGGGGTGAACAGATCCTCCGTGGATCTCCCCAATTCGGAGCGTACACGACCGCAACAGGTATCTCGCTTACTGATCGCCTTCTCCATAAGGAAAAGGATCAGAATTCTGTTTTTCTATTAGGAAAAAGATGGGCTTTCTCCTCGGATCGTGTTCTAGATGCCAAGATTGTATGTAGCAATTGAGCAGTTgttccctttttcttttcctcctctAAATCGACTACTTTCTCATAAAGTTTCTCAAATCTCGGTTCTATATCTTCTCAAACAGACGCATTGACCTCGAAGCAATTATAACACGATAACTTGGGATGTTTATCCAACTAATTGATTTAATTATATGAAACTGGGTCTGGCTCTGGTGTTTACCTAACTCGGTGATAGCAATCAAAGCTGTTCTGAACCTTCTGTTCCGTCTTTTGGTTCCTTTCTCAGTTAATTTTACATAAGgtgattattaattttaattctgTTTGTTAATA contains:
- the LOC135658104 gene encoding uncharacterized protein LOC135658104, yielding MDDINLNETSSGGNSSDDEVVVGVEEPTKIVLPEDKCTVSDSDFNADNTSTADESLNELSTDVMKLNVADVNPFEFEIAENVDLFNDQQQPEWVGWREASDIQVDEPTDFSTQLNSGETAASTSVSTIGVVAGSSASTVSESGELAKVDETTHCSFEEDAEFVGADIEVGRAMEDEVTAPKRNFLLKDETAILEFNKSHWRIEPEVGVVQE